CTGCATGCGAGCGTCTGTAGGAATAAGGTTATCCAGCCTCTACGGACGGGAAGCTGCTATTCGGTTTCCTCGTCATCATGTCTACCGAGCAGTTTGTCCCAGAATCCGCCGTGTTCGCTCTGATGAGATTCTCCACGCAGGGTCGCAAATTCTTCTAAAGCTCTTCGCTGTTCCGTGCTGAGATGCACTGGTGTTTCAATCTCTACTCTCACGACCAGATCACCTGAATAGGAACGCCTGTAATGTGGAACCCCTTTGTTAGGGATCCGTAGGTGTGCACCATACTGTGTACCCGGTGGGATGTGCAATTCTTCCTTTCCATCAATACTATCAACTTCAATTTTTCCACCGAGGGCGGCTTGGACGAACGAAATTTTGGAGGATGTAATAAGGTCGTTTCGATCGCGTTGGAAACGTTGATGCGGTTCGACATTGATAACAACAAACAAATCCCCCGGGGGTGCGCCGTTTACACCCGCTTCGCCTTCACCTTGGAGTTGGTACTTGAAACCTGTATCAACACCTTTTTCGATATTTAACTTAATCTCACGTGTGTTTCGCACAACACCCCTACCGCCACAGGGAGGGCAAGGTTCTTGAATAATTGCGCCTTCCCCACGGCATCTCGGACAAGTTCGGGACATTGTGAAAAAACCTTGTGATTGGCTGATCTGTCCTCTGCCGTGACATTGTGGACACCTTACAGGACTTGTGCCTTCTTTGGCACCACTGCCTTTACATGTGGAGCACGATTCAACCCGTGGCACTTGGATTGCGACCTCCTTGCCATGGATAACATCTTCCAATGTTATGTCGAGGTTATATTGTAAACTGCGTCCACGCTTGGGGCTACGCTGAGAACCACCGCCGAACCCTCCAAAGAGGTCGCCAAAGACATCGCCGAAGATGTCGTCGAGGTTCACGCCAAAGTCTCCGAAGTCGGTCCCCATGCCCTCCAGCCCTGCGTGCCCGAACCTATCATAGCGGTCCCGTTTTTCAGAGTCTCGCAATACTTCATAAGCCTCTGTGGCTTCCTTAAATTTATCTTCTGCGACTTCATCACCCGGATTTTTATCGGGATGGAATTGTATGGCGAGTTTGCGATAAGCCTTCTTTATTTCGTCTTCATTGGCATCACGATTAACGTTCAGAATCTCATAATAGTCGCGTTTTTGCGTCATATACTGTCCTTCCTGTAGCTATCCAGTAGTGTCAGTAGCATCTGTATCATCCGACACGTCGTCTGATGCTTCTTCTTCGGTAGATCCTTGTGAGACGACAACTTGAGAGGCGCGTAGAACACGGGTGTGCAACATGTAGCCACGCCGAAATTCCTCAATAACTTTTCCCTCTGGGACATCATCGGATGCTGTGACCAAGAGTGCCTCGTGTTGATTCGGATCGAACGTTTCACCAACTGCTTCAATCGGTGTGAGTCCATGGATTTTGAGGGCATCTAAGAGTTGTTTATGAACGAGGTGCACGCCTTCGTTGAAGGTTGTGAAAGTTGGAGACGTATCACTTGTCTCGCCTTGTTCTGCTGCGCTTTTGATCGCGGCTTCCATGCTGTCCAAGACGGGAATCATGCCTTCTAAAATCCCCTCATTGGCGAATTTGAGTTGCCGTTGATAATCAGTTTGCAAGCGTTTTTTGGTATTCTCAGCTTCCGCTGCTGTGCGTAGGAGACGATCGCGTTCTGCTCTGTATTCCTCATGGACATGTTGCACGGCAGTTTCTACTTCTTTTTCGATCTCTGTGTGCAATAAATCTTCGCGTTCTGTTTCGTATTGCTCGCGTACCCTTTGCACGATCGCCTCGACTTCTTCTTTGACTTCCGAGGTGAGGTTGGCAGCCGTTTTTTCGACAGGCGCGATGCGTTCTTCTATCTCCTTTTTTACTTCCGATTTGACTGTATCAAGTGCCGTCTCCGCGATCTCTCGCATCCGTTCGACAAGTGTTTTTTCTTTGCCGTCGGTGGAATCGCTATCGGCAGACACCTCTGTTTCTGTCTCTTCTTCTGTTTCTATGTGTATTTCTTTAACTTCAGCCATAATGCAGTCCTTTTATCTTTTTGTAGGCGTGTTTGAATGAAGATTAATAAAATATTTCGATAATTCCATAACCATATCCGGCATCCCTTCCCAGTAACGGGTGGGAACCCTGGTTAGGAATGCAGATCGCATGAATCAACGCCGAGTGCGCGTGTGGCACTCTACCGGGCCTGGGAAAACATAGAATTACCGATTTAAATACTTAAACTTCATAAAAGCGCGCTTGCTTTAGCCGTGAACGGCGTTAGCGAATGCCTTCATCAGTTCGAGAGATCCGTTTTCTTCGAGAATGTTCCCTGTGACGATGAAGTCTGCCCCCGCTTCTACCTTTTTTGCGGCAATTTCTGGTGTGCGGATGCCTCCACCGACGATGAGGGGGATACTGATCTGATTTTTCACTGTTGTAATCATTTCTTCCGGAACAGAGTGGACGGCACCGCTTCCTGCCTCCAGATATACCATTTGCATACCGAGATACTCGGCAGCCAATGCGTGTGGTCCCGCAATATCGGGTTTATCACGTGGGATGGGCATTGTACCACTCATAAATTCAACGGCAGTTTTATTGCCGCCTTCAATCAGCATATAGCCAGTTGGAATCGGTGTGAGCGCGTAACGTTGTATCCGCGGTGCTGCTTTGACCTGTTCGCCAATGAGATAGCTCGGGTTGCGTCCACTTATGAGACTGATATACAGGATTGCATCCGCATGGGGAGTGAGGTGCATCGAATCGCCCGGAAATAACACCAGTGGGAGTTCTGTTTCCTGCTTGAGCGCTTTTGCGACGCGGTGCAAATCGTTCGTTAAAAAACTGCCACCGAGCAAAATTGCGTCTGCTCCCGCCTGCTCTATTTCGCCTGCAAGTTTAATGCATTTTTCAATTTCACACTGCTCCGGATCAATTAGAACGAAATAACCAGCATGGTGCTTTTTCAATACCTCATGAAAGTAGTTAAGAACCCAATCTGATCTCAAATGCGATTTTCCTTCTTTGACTATGCTAAATATCGGTTTGAATGCTGTTAGTCTGTCACATCTAAACTGATAGGTGTATTCGACCAATTTTGTCGGGTTTCACTCTGTTCTACCTGCAGGAAATACCCAATCAAAAACACCTACAAAAAGTCAAAATAACGTTGACAAACTATGTGCTCTTTCTGATATTGGGACTTATAGAGCGTCAGTTCCCTTAAGAATTTTATCATATTTATGTCGGTTTGTCAAATTCTGTGTTGTCGCGTGAGTTCATAAAGTAGAATACCCGCGGCGACACCTACGTTGAGTGATGATTGTCCTGATGCCATGGGGATGCGAACTAAGTCCGTGCAGTCGTCCCTTGCAGCAGTGGAGAGGCCGGTATTCTCGTTAC
The sequence above is drawn from the Candidatus Poribacteria bacterium genome and encodes:
- a CDS encoding geranylgeranylglyceryl/heptaprenylglyceryl phosphate synthase, producing the protein MRSDWVLNYFHEVLKKHHAGYFVLIDPEQCEIEKCIKLAGEIEQAGADAILLGGSFLTNDLHRVAKALKQETELPLVLFPGDSMHLTPHADAILYISLISGRNPSYLIGEQVKAAPRIQRYALTPIPTGYMLIEGGNKTAVEFMSGTMPIPRDKPDIAGPHALAAEYLGMQMVYLEAGSGAVHSVPEEMITTVKNQISIPLIVGGGIRTPEIAAKKVEAGADFIVTGNILEENGSLELMKAFANAVHG
- the dnaJ gene encoding molecular chaperone DnaJ, yielding MTQKRDYYEILNVNRDANEDEIKKAYRKLAIQFHPDKNPGDEVAEDKFKEATEAYEVLRDSEKRDRYDRFGHAGLEGMGTDFGDFGVNLDDIFGDVFGDLFGGFGGGSQRSPKRGRSLQYNLDITLEDVIHGKEVAIQVPRVESCSTCKGSGAKEGTSPVRCPQCHGRGQISQSQGFFTMSRTCPRCRGEGAIIQEPCPPCGGRGVVRNTREIKLNIEKGVDTGFKYQLQGEGEAGVNGAPPGDLFVVINVEPHQRFQRDRNDLITSSKISFVQAALGGKIEVDSIDGKEELHIPPGTQYGAHLRIPNKGVPHYRRSYSGDLVVRVEIETPVHLSTEQRRALEEFATLRGESHQSEHGGFWDKLLGRHDDEETE
- a CDS encoding nucleotide exchange factor GrpE, with the protein product MAEVKEIHIETEEETETEVSADSDSTDGKEKTLVERMREIAETALDTVKSEVKKEIEERIAPVEKTAANLTSEVKEEVEAIVQRVREQYETEREDLLHTEIEKEVETAVQHVHEEYRAERDRLLRTAAEAENTKKRLQTDYQRQLKFANEGILEGMIPVLDSMEAAIKSAAEQGETSDTSPTFTTFNEGVHLVHKQLLDALKIHGLTPIEAVGETFDPNQHEALLVTASDDVPEGKVIEEFRRGYMLHTRVLRASQVVVSQGSTEEEASDDVSDDTDATDTTG